The Cyclobacterium amurskyense genome contains the following window.
AAACCATGAAAGGTCTTTTTAATATATCATCAAACGTTACTTTTTTAGGCACTTTGAATGAAAAGGGTTCTGGTTTAGGTCTGGTTCTTTCAAAAGAATTTGTAAAAAAACTTAATGGGAATATTGAGGTTGAAAGTGAAAAGGGAAAAGGGAGTAATTTTAAGATTAGTCTTCCTTTGAATAATTTTAATTAAGTACAGGGAAAATAGTCAATTGTTCCATTTTTGGGTATACCTTTCTTACATACAGGGGGTTATTTCCTTAATTATTTATAAATTCATTCATTGGATTTCAGGTTAAGATTGAACCCAATAAATAATTTTCAATGAAAGAACTCTACACTACTTCACTATTTTTTTTGCTGCTTTTTTCAACAAATGGTTATGCTCAAACTAGCTTATTAGAAAACTTAAATACTCCAATTATTTTCCAAGGCAACGATTCAGTAGCCTATAGAGATCCAGCCATTTTGTTTCATGAGAACATGTTCTATTTGTTTTATACAATAGTACAGTCTGAAGATGGTCTGATATATTCTTATACAGCTACGAGTAAATCCAGAGATTTAAAAAACTGGAGTCCTGGTAAAATTATTACGCCAAAAGGTCAGCATTTAAACTATTGTAGCCCTGGAAATGTAATCCGATTTAAAGATGAATGGATAATTAGCTTACAAACCTATCCTAGACCCGGATTAAGGGACAAAGATCCTGTAATGTATGGAACTGCTGACGCAAGGGGTTTTATTATGCGTAGCAAGGATCTAGAAAACTGGAGCGAACCTGAATTGTTAAAAGTAAAAGGACCAAATGTAAAAGAAGCAGACATGGGTAGGATGATCGATCTCTATTTGGTGGAAGACAAAGATGAAAAAGGAAAATGGTGGAGCTTTTACAAACAAAAAGGCGTAAGCATGTCCTATAGCTATGATTTTAAAAACTGGACCTATTGTTGCCATACCAAATCCGGTGAAAATGTTACCGTTCTTACAGAAAATGAGAAGTATCTATTATTCCATTCTCCACATAATGGCATAGCCATTAAACGATCCTCTAATCTCAAAGACTGGGAGGATTGGGGAGATTTGATTGTCTTAGGTCAGAAGGATTGGGAATGGGCAAAAGGTAGGATTTCCGCAGGAACGGTCATTAACCTCACTAATAATCCAAAGGTGGGGAAATACGTTATGTTCTTTCATGGATCAGGTCCAAAGACAGAGGAGGAAGGAGATTTTGATAGAAATGCCTCTTTGGGTATAAGTTGGAGCAATGACCTGATTAACTGGGACTGGCCCGGGAAAGCTTCGAATTGAGGTTCTAGGTCAAAAGTATGGATGGAGATAGATAAGCTACTTTCTTGCGTAGCTAGCTTATCCTTGTCGATACCGATTTAACGATAATTTTAAGTTAAAAAAAATGCAAGTATCAAGAAGAAAATTTTTCACAAAACTTGGATTAACAGGATTAACCGGATTGAGTTTTCCAAGACTTCTTTCTGCAATCAATTCCAAAGGAAGGATACTAAATAATATAAAGGGGAAGGGCTTAAGCATCTTGTTCCAAGGCGACTCAATCACTGATGGTGCCCGAACTAGAAACCAAGATTGGAACCACATAATGGGGCATGGTTATGCCTACCTTGTTTCAAGTCGGCTTTGGTTTGATTACCCCAAGGAAGAATTGATGTTTTTCAATAGAGGTATTAGTGGAAATAAAGTTACGGACCTACTTGACCGATGGCAAGAAGACACTATTGACCTTAAGCCTGATGTGCTTAGTATTATGATTGGTGTAAATGATGTGGTTAGAATTATTTCAAAAGAGTATTCTATAGAAGAATGGGAGGAGAACTACAAAAAGCTGTTAAATAAAACAAGAAGCGAACTCCCAAATACTACCCTTATCCTATGTGAACCTTTCTTATTAATTGATGATTGGCCAATAGAAAAAGCAGTGGCTTGGGAGGCTATAATTTTCAAAATGCAAGTAATAGTTCTTCAGTTGGCCAAAAACTATAATACTATCCATGTGGAATTACAAGATCAGTTCAATTTGTCTCTTCAAAAAGCACCTGCCAAATATTGGGTTTGGGATGGTGTACATCCCATGCCCGCTGGTCATGAATTAATTGCCCGGATTTGGATAAAAGAAGTAAGTAAAAAGCTTGATTTTATAGGGAAGTAATAGCAAACTTCATTTTTTGTAACCTCAGATCCCCCTCTTGGAAAGCCTTTATTTTTATATGGCCTGATTTTCTTGTGAATTTTGCTCTCCTAAGGTGATAGAGCGGTAGTTTCTGCAGAAGAGGTGGATATGTTTTCTCATTCGAAATATTCATTGAGTTGCAGAATAGGTATGTTTTTTTAATAAATAATGGCATTGGATTTAGGGAAATAAATATTCTTGGCACATGAAAAAGTAACTGATTTCTATTTGTCCATATAGGTCTTATCCCATTGTACTGAAACCTTTATAATTGATAATTATATTAGTAAATAATCATTTTCGTTTATTTTTTTATTATTACTTTTATTTATGTTTATATGAAAAAACGAAATTAATCAATAGTTTTATGAAGACATATCTTTTTCCCTTCCGATTTTGATTGCACTCAGGTATTAAACCCGGATTATGTAATAGGATTTCTCCGTCCTGACAATAGTCAGGGGTGAAACCTGTCCCGTGTTTACGGGAAGTGTTGCAATTGCAAGAAAATCAGGCTGTTTGGAGATTTTAGCATAGCACCGCTATGGTGAAATTGAAAACAGCAACGAAGTGGCAGATTTTAAAGCGATTTCAGCACGTAATAGATTGTCTATTGCATATTTTGGGTTAAAGGGGAAGATATTATTTAGGTTTTGTGAAATAGACTATCCTACAATTGTTTGTTGCCTAAACTCTAAATTAATTGATTATTAATATAAAGGTTAAAAGAAAATATATGGCTAAGTTGAAAAACAAAATTGGCACTAACCATCCTTCTCATAAAAGGAAAATTATTACCATGCTGTGTACACTTACTATAGGCGTATTGGGCATTGTCATGGTAAGTTTTTCACATAGTAAAAATACATTTCATCAAGAAGACGGTTATCTTATCAGAACAAAGTTGGATAAGCATGCTAAAATTACTGGCGAAAAAAATCTCAAGCAATCCAATGAGTCAGTCAACCTTTTACAAGAGAAAGCAAAGTATAAACCTAGGGTCATAAATACTACTGATTTAGGGGCTGATCCCGATGACAAACAATCCTTGGTGAGGCAATTGGTTAGTGCCAATGAATTTGATATTGAAGGCTTGATTGTTTCTACGGGTTGTTGGAGGAAAACCCAAAGTAATACAGATATGCTGGACCAAATTGTCAATGCTTATGCTGAGGTTTACGATAACCTTACCGTTCATGCCGAAGGATTCCCAAGTCCTGAATACCTGAAATCCATTTCAATCATGGGACAATTGGGTTATGGCATGTCTGATGTAGGCTTAGGTAAGGACAGTCCTGGTTCTGAACTTATCATAAATGCAGCTGACAAGGATGACCCAAGACCAGTTTGGGTCATGGGTTGGGGAGGAATGAATACGGCAGCACAAGCCATCTGGAAAGTGCGCGAAACGCGTTCTCCAGAAGCCTTCAATACTTTTCTTAGTAAACTAAGATTGTTTGATATTTTGGGTCAGGATGATTCCGGTGCTTGGATTGCGAAAAATTTCCCGCAAGTATTTTACATCCGTGCTACAGGTGTATATGGTTGGGCCCCTTCAGATGAATATTTAGACAATCACATCCAAAACCATGGGCCTCTTGGTGCTGAATATCCTGATCGCCAATGGGCAACAGAAGGGGACTCACCTGCCTTTATGCATGTTTATCCCAATGGCTTAAATGATCCTGAGCAAATTGATCAGGGAGGCTGGGGTGGTCGCTTTAGTTTTGCGAAGCAAGAAGGTATCAGAAGCATGTCCGAAGTGAAGAAAATAAAAGAGGATGCAGAACTTTTGTTCGATCCCTATTATATGTATGGCAATACTCCGGAAAAGGCCAAAGCAATAAAAAAATGGAGCAATGGCTATAATAATGACTTTGCGGCACGTATGGACTGGAGTATAACAAGTAAATATAAGGATGCAAACCATCATCCAAAGGCAGTGCTGAATGGAGATAAATCACTTAAAGTATTAATAAGTTCTGCTAAGGCAGGATCAACCATTGCTTTAAATGCGAAGGGTTCTATCGATCCTGATGGAGATGAATTGAGCTATAACTGGTCTTTTTATGATGAACCTAGTTCATATGATGGTTCGATAATTATTCAGGACAGTGAATCCCCCTCAGCTAAAGTGCTAATTCCTTCGGATGCTGTTGGTAAGAATATTCACCTTATTTTAGAAGTTCATGACAATGGAACTCCCAATTTATACGCTTACCGTCGCCTTATAGTTGAGGTGCAACCTTAGGGCTTTCTGGTAAAAAATACAAAGGGAGCATTGTTGTTTTTTGGATTTAGAATAGGTGGCGATGCCAATAGCTATCCATTTACATAGGATATAAATTCAGGTTTAATAAAATTTATTTTATAAATTACCTTCAGTTAAAGGCCCAAAGATAGTATCTGTATAGGCCATTGTATTTGAAAATAGATCTCAAATCAATTAAAAACCCTGACTGAAATTCTAGAAAAAAACTTGGTAGGGAAAAGGGTTTTAGGCCTTTTTATACTGGCCAATATTGTTTATATCCTAATGCTTGTCGTTACGATTCCCCGTACAATGGACTTTTCTAATGGCATGGATTTATTGGACATGATGCCTATGGGATACGATTGGGCTTATGTAGATAAATTATTTAGTAATCTTGGAGAGGAGGGACGCAGCAATTATCTAACCGTGCAATTGCCTGTAGATATGCTTTACCCATTTCTTTTCGGGATTTCCTATTGCTTAGTTATTGCTTACTTCATCAACAAACTGAACAGACTACATTCTCCTTGTATTTTTCTATGTTTATTGCCTATACTTGCTGGAATAGCAGATTATCTAGAGAATTTTGGGATTATTTCAATGTTGAAAGGTTATCCTGACCTAAGTGAATTTTCGGTAAATATGACTAGTATTTTTTCCGTTGTTAAGTCTACTTCTACAAGTGTGTTTTTTATTGCTATTATAATTATGTTGCTGATATTAGGCTTTCAAGCTATTTCCAGAAAAAAAGTAAGGGCATAATAAGAAGGAGTCCTGTTGGTGTATATAGAAGGGGAAACAGCTCATAGAATCCCAGGTTTAACCAAATTTAAACTTTGAAAAGAAGAAGCCAATACTCAATTGAGCAAAAATTAAATTTTCCTTATGTAACTAAAGTACCTGAACAGGCGGATACATTTTCACATCTTTACATTATAAATCATCAAACAGTCTATTGCTGTTACTGAGCAAAGCATAATTGAAGGTAATAGCAATAAAATTTGGAGAGGGTAGATTACATGGTACTGGTTATCAGTTTGATAATAAGGTGTGATTGTATTATTGTCCCTGTTTGAAACGGAAATTTAAACTTGAATTAAAATGGATTTAAAAAAAATAATTAAGGAAAAAACAGGTACTATTGTTGATGTCAGAACCCCAATGGAATTCAGTGGTGGCAATGCAGAAGGTTCTATCAATATACCATTACAAGAGTTGGAAATCAGGAAAGAGGAGTTGAAATCCTTGAAGCAACCTTTGGTTTTATGCTGCGCAAGTGGGGGAAGAAGTGGACAAGCCACCCAATATTTAACGCATCAAGGAATTGAATGCTATAATGGTGGCTCTTGGTTGGACGTTAATTTTTATCAAACCCAAACTGTATAATCCAATGTTAAATACACTCAAACAACTCTTCGGTTTTGGACCAAAGGTAGATTACAATCAACTGCTAAAGCAAGGTGCAATTATTTTAGATGTACGCAGCAAAGGTGAATATCAAGGTGGACACATAAAAGGGTCAACCAATATACCTGTAGATACGTTAAGTAGTAATCTAGGTAGGCTCAAAGACAAAAACAAGCCTATTATTACCTGTTGCGCAAGTGGAATGAGAAGTGCTTCTGCAAAAAGAATATTAAAATCAAAAGGTTACAATGTAGTTCACAATGGAGGAGCATGGAACAGTTTGCAAAATAAAATTCATCAATAATTTTTAAAATATAAACCAAAATGAAAACAACCAATCAAATCGGACTCGACACTGCTAAAAGTAAATCCTTAGCTGAAGGTTTAAACAATTTACTTGCAGATTATATGATGTTTTACCAAAACACAAGAGGCTTGCATTGGAACATTAAAGGAGACAAGTTTTTCGAATTGCATTTGAAGTTTGAAGAACTTTATAACGACTTACTATTGAAAGTAGATGAAGTTGCAGAGAGGATCTTGACTTTGGGAGCAACACCATTACACACATTTGACGATTACAAAGGAGCTGCTAAAATTAAATCCTTGAAAAATGTATCCAATGGGAAAGAGGGGGTACAATCCATTCTTGAGGCATTAGAAACAATCATATTGGAACAAAGAGAATTGCTATCCCTATCTGCTGATGCAGATGATGAAGGTACCAATGCCTTAATGAGTGATTATATCCGTGAACAGGAAAAGCTGGTGTGGATGTATTCTTCTTTCTTAAATAAATAGCGATAAGATTAGTTGTAAGCTTTCCTGTTATATATAAGTTAAATTATAAATAGGAGAGCTTACATTTTTTTATATTTTTTTGGTGAATATTCTCCTAAAATGACAATTTTTATTTTGTTTCCTCCGTTTTACAGCTAGGATTGCCTTGGAATTGGCCATGGATTCTTGCGTCTTTTATATTTTGATTTGAGCATTGGAAATTTCCATCCTTAGGCTTGACTTGAAAAGTGATTTATCCTATTATAGTAGGTCTTTTGCCTATTTTGGGTTTGATTTTAATCAACTTTTATGGAAAAAATTTCTACGCGTTTACAATCAGATCTATACCGATTAGGGATACGAAAAGGAGATCATTTATTAATTCATTCATCGCTTAACGCTTTGGGTAGATTCCCCAACCGTGCCGAGACAATTGTCAAAGTTATTATAGCCTTTTTGGGGAGTGAGGGAACACTTTTAATGCCAAGTTTATCCTACCAAACAATTAATAAAAGTCAGCCGATTTTTAACGAACAAAATACACCCTCATGTGTAGGTGGGTTAACAGAGTTTTTCAGGACTTATCCTGGTGTGAAAAGGAGTATTCATCCCACACATTCGGTGTGCGGAATTGGAGGGAAAGCTGATTTTCTTTTAAATGATCATTTAAAAGACGAGACACCTTGTGGCCCTTACTCTCCCTTTGCAAAATTGCCTTTAGTGAAGGGAAAGGTAATGTTTTTGGGGTGTGGGACTAGACCCAATACTTCCATGCATGCGGTGGAAGAAAAATTCATTCCACCCTATTTGTTTGGAGAAAAAATAGACCATGAACTTCAACTATCAAATGGTGAAACTTTGGTTAAAACCTACCAAAGGCATGGTTTTAAAGGGTTTGATCAACGTTATGATCGTTTATTTAATGTCCTTGAACCAAGAGATTATCGAATAGGCAAAGTATTGGAAGCGAAAAGTGTGGTTATGGAATCTTTGGCTATATGGGAGAAAGGGATCCTGTATTTAAAACAAGATCCTTTTTACTTTGTCGATAGGGCAAACTGATTATTGTTCAGTAGCATGGCAACCACAACCACTGTGCATGTAGGTTTGTATGCTTTCATGCCATGGAAAAGCCTCGTTAAAGAGATTATTTTCCCAATAAAATGGCTTTCTTGTTTTAGGCTCATTTCCAATTTCGTCCATAGTAGCTGAATTATATAACCTACCATTGATCATGGTGTGGGTGATAGAATTTGAGTTTTTAATGTCCTCCAATGGGTTTTTATCCATAATGATAAGGTCGGCCAATTTCCCTTCTTTTAAGGAGCCTATTTCCTTGTCCATTCCTATGTACTTTGCACCATTTATAGTCGCTACTTTTAGCGCATCATGATTGGACATTCCTCCCTGAACAAAACTCCATAGCTCCCAATGAGCACCTAATCCCTGCAATTGACCATGTGCTCCTAAGTTTATTTTTACTCCTCTATCGGCTAGGGCATTTACCTGCTTGGCTGTAAGGATATGTCCATTTTCATATTCCTCATCCGGTGCCATGGTTCTATGTCTGGACCTGGCGTCAATTACCCCTCTAGGCGTAAAACGTAGAAGTTTTTCATTTTCCCATACATTGGTCTTTTGGTACCAATAGTTTTCACCATTGAGCCCTCCGTAATTGACTATGAGGGTAGGGGTGTAGCCAACCTTTGACTGAGCCCATATTTCAAGAACATCATTGTAAACCGGGGCTATAGGTATGTTGTGTTCGATTCCTGTGTGGCCATCCTGCACCATAGACATGTTGTGGAAAAAAGTAGAACCTCCTTCTGGCACTACATTCACCCTAAGTTCTCTGGCTGCTTGTAGTACTTGTTGGCGTTGGTCTCTTCTAGGCTGATTGTAGGATTTAACGGAAGTTGCCCCAAGTGCTTTGGTCCGTCGTAGAGAAGATTTAGCATCCTCCAATTTATTAATCACAGCCTTAAAATCCCCATCTGCACCGTATAAAATAAAGCCTGTACTAAAAATCCGAGGGCCTACCAAACTGCCGTTTTTTATCATTTCAGATAAGGTGAATACCGTTTCGCTATTGGCCGATGGATCATGGGAAGTCGTGACTCCAAAGGCTAGGTTGGCGTACAATTGCCAGTTTTGCTGAACAGTAAGTCCATCTCTAAAGGCACCGATATGGGCATGAGCATCCACCATTCCAGGCATTATGGTCTTACCTTTCATGTCATAGACCATGGCCTGTTTTGGTATACTTACTTTACCGTTTTCCCCAACAGCTAGAATATTTGAACCTTCAATTACTATTGTTCCATTTTCAATAACCTCGTCTCCCTCCATGGTGATAATCCTGGCTCCGGTAAAAGCAATGGTACCTTTGGGTTGATCGACTTTAGCCGTTAGACCTATAGCAATACCTTTTTCTCTTAGCTCATTTTCTTCTTCAGCCCTTTCTCCAAGGAAAGAAAACTTATCCTTGAGTTTTTTGCTGTAATACTGATCGCCCAAAGTCCAATGAACAGTTTGGCTGTCTTTAGACCAGTGAAGGTATAACCCGGCGTCCTTGTCAAGGGTTGCAACAGGTACTGATTTACTTTTGTCATCAAGATTGATGGTTTGTCCATTAAGGACAAGAGGTGCTACATAAGCCTTATGCAAATGTATAAAAGCTACCCATTCATTATCAGGACTAGGAACCAGCCTATTGGCATATTTTGACTCGATATGCGTCCGCTCATCCTTTCCATTCAAATCTATGGATTTAAGACTTTTGGTCAGGTTGCCAAAAAACTTCCCTCCA
Protein-coding sequences here:
- a CDS encoding glycoside hydrolase family protein gives rise to the protein MKELYTTSLFFLLLFSTNGYAQTSLLENLNTPIIFQGNDSVAYRDPAILFHENMFYLFYTIVQSEDGLIYSYTATSKSRDLKNWSPGKIITPKGQHLNYCSPGNVIRFKDEWIISLQTYPRPGLRDKDPVMYGTADARGFIMRSKDLENWSEPELLKVKGPNVKEADMGRMIDLYLVEDKDEKGKWWSFYKQKGVSMSYSYDFKNWTYCCHTKSGENVTVLTENEKYLLFHSPHNGIAIKRSSNLKDWEDWGDLIVLGQKDWEWAKGRISAGTVINLTNNPKVGKYVMFFHGSGPKTEEEGDFDRNASLGISWSNDLINWDWPGKASN
- a CDS encoding SGNH/GDSL hydrolase family protein; its protein translation is MQVSRRKFFTKLGLTGLTGLSFPRLLSAINSKGRILNNIKGKGLSILFQGDSITDGARTRNQDWNHIMGHGYAYLVSSRLWFDYPKEELMFFNRGISGNKVTDLLDRWQEDTIDLKPDVLSIMIGVNDVVRIISKEYSIEEWEENYKKLLNKTRSELPNTTLILCEPFLLIDDWPIEKAVAWEAIIFKMQVIVLQLAKNYNTIHVELQDQFNLSLQKAPAKYWVWDGVHPMPAGHELIARIWIKEVSKKLDFIGK
- a CDS encoding nucleoside hydrolase-like domain-containing protein, yielding MAKLKNKIGTNHPSHKRKIITMLCTLTIGVLGIVMVSFSHSKNTFHQEDGYLIRTKLDKHAKITGEKNLKQSNESVNLLQEKAKYKPRVINTTDLGADPDDKQSLVRQLVSANEFDIEGLIVSTGCWRKTQSNTDMLDQIVNAYAEVYDNLTVHAEGFPSPEYLKSISIMGQLGYGMSDVGLGKDSPGSELIINAADKDDPRPVWVMGWGGMNTAAQAIWKVRETRSPEAFNTFLSKLRLFDILGQDDSGAWIAKNFPQVFYIRATGVYGWAPSDEYLDNHIQNHGPLGAEYPDRQWATEGDSPAFMHVYPNGLNDPEQIDQGGWGGRFSFAKQEGIRSMSEVKKIKEDAELLFDPYYMYGNTPEKAKAIKKWSNGYNNDFAARMDWSITSKYKDANHHPKAVLNGDKSLKVLISSAKAGSTIALNAKGSIDPDGDELSYNWSFYDEPSSYDGSIIIQDSESPSAKVLIPSDAVGKNIHLILEVHDNGTPNLYAYRRLIVEVQP
- a CDS encoding rhodanese-like domain-containing protein, which translates into the protein MDLKKIIKEKTGTIVDVRTPMEFSGGNAEGSINIPLQELEIRKEELKSLKQPLVLCCASGGRSGQATQYLTHQGIECYNGGSWLDVNFYQTQTV
- a CDS encoding rhodanese-like domain-containing protein, whose product is MLNTLKQLFGFGPKVDYNQLLKQGAIILDVRSKGEYQGGHIKGSTNIPVDTLSSNLGRLKDKNKPIITCCASGMRSASAKRILKSKGYNVVHNGGAWNSLQNKIHQ
- a CDS encoding Dps family protein, whose protein sequence is MKTTNQIGLDTAKSKSLAEGLNNLLADYMMFYQNTRGLHWNIKGDKFFELHLKFEELYNDLLLKVDEVAERILTLGATPLHTFDDYKGAAKIKSLKNVSNGKEGVQSILEALETIILEQRELLSLSADADDEGTNALMSDYIREQEKLVWMYSSFLNK
- a CDS encoding AAC(3) family N-acetyltransferase — its product is MEKISTRLQSDLYRLGIRKGDHLLIHSSLNALGRFPNRAETIVKVIIAFLGSEGTLLMPSLSYQTINKSQPIFNEQNTPSCVGGLTEFFRTYPGVKRSIHPTHSVCGIGGKADFLLNDHLKDETPCGPYSPFAKLPLVKGKVMFLGCGTRPNTSMHAVEEKFIPPYLFGEKIDHELQLSNGETLVKTYQRHGFKGFDQRYDRLFNVLEPRDYRIGKVLEAKSVVMESLAIWEKGILYLKQDPFYFVDRAN
- a CDS encoding amidohydrolase family protein, with protein sequence MRKFLIVWLAGLFLLSPLLAQEETDWNVSKPNGDWEFDQINFTTDEGTWMNVDVSPDGNTIVFDMLGDIYSIPVKGGKAKPLRTGMSFDVQPRFSPDGQWISFTSDAGGGDNIWVMKTDGSEPKQITKESFRLLNNAEWMPDGNFLIARKHFSSGRSLGAGEMWQYHITGGDGLQLTKRKNDQQDVNEPSVSPDGKYLYYSEDMSPGGSFQYNRDPNGQIYVIKRYDFKTGEIKTITGGPGGAARPQVSPDGNKLAFIKRVRTKTVLYIQDLETGEEWPVYDQLNKDQQTAWAIFGVYPGFSWMPSGDELVIWAKGKLKKINIANLNQNDIPFSADVTMPLAKRVHFEHQIERESFTAKMIRDVRTSPDGKSIVFRALGYVWTKEMPNGKPKRLTSGVDFEAEPSFSPDGKKIVFVTWNDLNKGTIAEIELKSKKITTITSEKGIYRHPVYSPDGKSLAYRKEGGNLDQGRTFTKNPGIYLLNLESKESKFLTASGDYPLFTKNEERLFFQTGGKFFGNLTKSLKSIDLNGKDERTHIESKYANRLVPSPDNEWVAFIHLHKAYVAPLVLNGQTINLDDKSKSVPVATLDKDAGLYLHWSKDSQTVHWTLGDQYYSKKLKDKFSFLGERAEEENELREKGIAIGLTAKVDQPKGTIAFTGARIITMEGDEVIENGTIVIEGSNILAVGENGKVSIPKQAMVYDMKGKTIMPGMVDAHAHIGAFRDGLTVQQNWQLYANLAFGVTTSHDPSANSETVFTLSEMIKNGSLVGPRIFSTGFILYGADGDFKAVINKLEDAKSSLRRTKALGATSVKSYNQPRRDQRQQVLQAARELRVNVVPEGGSTFFHNMSMVQDGHTGIEHNIPIAPVYNDVLEIWAQSKVGYTPTLIVNYGGLNGENYWYQKTNVWENEKLLRFTPRGVIDARSRHRTMAPDEEYENGHILTAKQVNALADRGVKINLGAHGQLQGLGAHWELWSFVQGGMSNHDALKVATINGAKYIGMDKEIGSLKEGKLADLIIMDKNPLEDIKNSNSITHTMINGRLYNSATMDEIGNEPKTRKPFYWENNLFNEAFPWHESIQTYMHSGCGCHATEQ